A window of the Lolium perenne isolate Kyuss_39 chromosome 7, Kyuss_2.0, whole genome shotgun sequence genome harbors these coding sequences:
- the LOC127317179 gene encoding uncharacterized protein: MADSEHQTGNSHVVPAGSSPDHEQQQQAAAPPEDQGAGAGAGAKEEAELLWKLRKYLVLLAILAAAITYQAGLAPPGGFWQDNADGHVASGIVLKSTYRRRYLVFFYCNTTAFVASLMVLILLLVSEVRRSNAVWLRSLQLAMVLGLLGLMGAFAAGSCREVRTSVYIWVLLLGIFAYVTLHVVLFLHFAWLRDVFSRICKRWKQILGLIFRVGSERIADAQGAPEQQEEEEEDGDDLERNRSSLLVLATLAATVTYAAGLSPPGGFWSDGGGNHLAGDPVLREHYPRRFKAFLICNATAFAASLVIIIMILSQTAVSHVVKSNALRLCVLVSLFGLMGAYAAGSCREVKTSIYVFALVGAVFLYLLVQFIGPAMPKPGCVENTIKCVKDMKEKMLKKLNELLEETENGSNNNNAPSTADDVKDDFQKLRTYLLLLGILAATVTYQAGLNPPGGFWTDNSDGHTAGDPILEVVNPKRYKAFFYCNATAFVASLVIIILLQSQMITMRAMKRYVLQTAMTLVLFGLMGAYVAGSSRKFSTSIYVFVLVLLVFAYVVLHALLYVALQTRLKSRIDTIYASMSKFLHYFTGPSEPVDNVPEGKDLRKKRKFLMLLAILAASVTYQAGISPPGGFWTDSKNGHRAGDSVFRDEFRSRYRVFFYFNATAFMASLAVILLLVSKRLCHKGLKCYALRACVLVDLISLMGAFATGSCRKVSTSAYVIVVVILVFVYVMVQVLVLTFAKGKVDGLLERMSSSLMRQDPSMNQRNSTQATPVHQRNSIQVREKSREHKWRKDLMLIGTLAITVTYQAGLLPPGGAWPDDRDNHFAGDPILHDTNLTRYRIFFYCNATSFMASMVMVILLLNNTISKYKRSLLAMKTAMVLDLLGLLGAYAAGSCRKFKTSVYIFALVIAVFIYIVIHVLLSFDKVARLVKKKGKKWMAYLKMSVPIRMGSNNKPSVEKPEQVLLPR; this comes from the coding sequence ATGGCGGATTCCGAACATCAAACCGGCAATAGCCATGTCGTCCCTGCCGGCAGCTCCCCCGACCatgagcagcagcagcaagcagcagCACCTCCGGAAGATCAAGGCgcgggcgccggcgccggcgccaagGAGGAGGCCGAGCTGCTGTGGAAGCTGCGCAAGTACCTGGTGCTGCTGGCCATCCTGGCCGCGGCCATCACCTACCAGGCGGGGCTGGCTCCGCCGGGCGGCTTCTGGCAGGACAACGCCGACGGCCACGTCGCCAGCGgcatcgtgctgaagagcacctacCGACGGCGGTACCTGGTCTTCTTCTACTGCAACACCACGGCGTTCGTGGCCTCGCTCATGGTGCTCATCCTGCTCCTGGTGAGTGAGGTGAGGCGCAGCAACGCCGTCTGGCTCCGCTCGCTCCAGCTCGCCATGGTCCTGGGCCTGCTCGGCCTCATGGGCGCCTTCGCCGCCGGGAGCTGCAGGGAGGTGAGGACCTCCGTCTACATCTGGGTGCTCCTGCTCGGCATCTTCGCCTACGTCACGCTCCACGTGGTGCTCTTCCTGCATTTCGCGTGGCTGCGCGATGTGTTCTCACGCATATGTAAGCGCTGGAAGCAGATTCTTGGGCTCATTTTCAGAGTGGGATCAGAAAGGATAGCAGATGCGCAAGGGGCACCAGAAcagcaggaagaagaagaagaagatggtgaTGATCTTGAAAGAAACCGTAGCTCGTTGCTGGTTCTGGCCACACTGGCGGCGACAGTGACGTATGCTGCGGGGCTGAGCCCTCCGGGTGGCTTCTGGTCTGACGGCGGCGGTAACCACCTTGCCGGTGATCCGGTGCTGCGAGAGCACTACCCGCGCCGGTTCAAGGCGTTCCTGATCTGCAATGCCACTGCTTTCGCTGCATCGcttgtcatcatcatcatgatcCTTAGCCAGACGGCGGTGTCTCACGTCGTCAAGTCCAATGCTCTGCGCCTGTGCGTGCTGGTCAGCCTCTTTGGGCTTATGGGTGCATATGCTGCTGGAAGCTGCAGGGAGGTGAAGACATCGATCTATGTCTTTGCTCTTGTCGGTGCAGTCTTTCTCTACCTCCTTGTTCAGTTTATCGGGCCAGCCATGCCCAAGCCAGGGTGTGTGGAGAATACCATCAAATGTGTGAAAGACATGAAGGAAAAAATGCTTAAGAAGCTGAATGAGCTGCTAGAAGAAACAGAGAATGGATCCAACAACAACAACGCGCCAAGCACTGCTGATGATGTTAAGGATGATTTTCAGAAGCTGCGCACATATCTTCTGTTGCTCGGCATCCTTGCTGCCACAGTCACCTATCAAGCCGGGCTGAATCCACCAGGAGGTTTTTGGACAGATAACAGTGATGGGCATACTGCAGGTGATCCAATTTTGGAGGTCGTCAACCCGAAGCGGTACAAGGCATTTTTCTACTGTAATGCCACGGCGTTCGTCGCCTCTTTGGTCATCATCATCCTTCTCCAGAGTCAGATGATCACAATGCGTGCCATGAAGCGCTATGTGCTGCAGACGGCGATGACCTTGGTCCTCTTTGGCCTCATGGGGGCCTATGTTGCTGGAAGCAGCAGAAAGTTCTCGACATCCATATACGTCTTCGTGCTAGTCCTCCTGGTGTTTGCCTATGTTGTGCTACATGCCCTACTATACGTGGCTCTCCAGACACGGCTGAAGAGCAGAATAGATACAATATATGCTTCCATGTCGAAATTCCTCCACTACTTTACAGGTCCTTCTGAGCCTGTGGATAATGTTCCTGAAGGAAAAGATTTGCGGAAGAAGCGGAAGTTTCTGATGTTGCTCGCGATTCTGGCAGCTTCTGTCACATACCAAGCTGGTATAAGCCCACCAGGTGGCTTTTGGACCGACAGCAAAAACGGACACCGAGCAGGTGACTCGGTGTTTCGTGACGAGTTCCGTAGCCGTTACAGGGTGTTCTTCTACTTCAATGCTACTGCTTTCATGGCTTCCCTTGCCGTGATTCTGTTGCTTGTCAGTAAGAGGCTGTGCCACAAAGGTCTGAAGTGCTATGCGCTGCGTGCGTGCGTGCTGGTTGATCTGATCAGCCTCATGGGTGCTTTTGCCACTGGAAGCTGCAGAAAGGTGTCGACCTCCGCATATGTCATCGTTGTCGTGATTCTGGTGTTTGTCTATGTCATGGTCCAAGTCCTGGTCCTCACATTTGCAAAAGGAAAGGTGGATGGCCTCTTGGAGCGCATGTCCAGCTCTCTCATGCGCCAAGATCCATCTATGAATCAGAGAAATAGCACACAGGCTACACCAGTGCATCAGAGGAATAGCATACAGGTTAGGGAAAAGAGCAGAGAGCATAAATGGCGCAAAGATTTGATGCTAATTGGAACACTTGCAATCACTGTCACATACCAGGCCGGGCTGCTCCCTCCAGGTGGAGCTTGGCCTGATGACAGGGATAACCATTTTGCAGGTGACCCAATCCTCCATGACACCAATCTAACACGATACAGGATATTCTTCTATTGCAACGCCACATCATTCATGGCCTCCATGGTCATGGTCATCCTCCTGCTGAACAACACAATAAGCAAGTACAAGAGATCCCTTCTTGCCATGAAAACGGCGATGGTATTGGACCTGCTTGGTCTACTCGGGGCATATGCCGCAGGAAGCTGCAGGAAGTTCAAGACATCTGTGTACATTTTTGCACTCGTCATTGCTGTGTTCATCTACATTGTCATTCATGTCTTGTTGTCATTCGACAAGGTTGCAAGGTTAGTGAAGAAGAAAGGAAAAAAGTGGATGGCATATCTGAAGATGTCGGTTCCGATTCGAATGGGTTCAAACAATAAACCATCCGTTGAGAAACCAGAACAAGTGCTTCTCCCTCGGTAA